One window from the genome of Natrialba magadii ATCC 43099 encodes:
- a CDS encoding ubiquitin-like small modifier protein 1 produces MPTEWKLFADLAEHAGDKHVTVDASAGDTVDDALSDLVDDRPAIADRVLTDDGDLRSQINVLRNGTNVLVEEDGLETELEEGDELALFPPVSGG; encoded by the coding sequence ATGCCAACGGAGTGGAAACTGTTCGCAGACCTCGCCGAACACGCCGGGGACAAACACGTCACCGTAGATGCATCGGCCGGCGACACCGTCGACGACGCACTCTCCGACCTCGTCGACGACCGCCCCGCCATCGCAGACCGTGTGCTCACGGACGACGGCGACCTACGGTCGCAGATCAACGTCCTGCGAAACGGGACGAACGTGCTCGTCGAAGAGGATGGACTCGAGACGGAACTCGAGGAGGGCGACGAACTTGCGTTATTCCCGCCGGTCAGTGGTGGGTGA
- the deoC gene encoding deoxyribose-phosphate aldolase, protein MAPELDRDELAPLIDHTVLGPETTTADVAAVLDEAAEHGMNACIPPYAVEDAAATHDDLTIATVIGFPHGQQTQEIKRREGVDAWKAGADELDVVINVGRLKAGEDDVVRAELAELVAAVPIPVKVIIETALLTEEEKHRACETAVAADAAMVKTSTGFASVDPGDQRANGETVSSGATIEDVELMSEYLPVKASGGVGSYDEAMAMIEAGAERIGASSGIEILSGAPTAETE, encoded by the coding sequence ATGGCTCCGGAACTGGACCGCGACGAACTCGCGCCACTGATCGACCACACCGTCCTCGGTCCCGAGACGACGACCGCCGACGTGGCTGCCGTGCTGGATGAGGCAGCCGAACACGGTATGAACGCCTGTATTCCGCCCTACGCGGTCGAGGACGCCGCTGCAACCCACGACGATCTGACTATTGCAACGGTTATCGGCTTCCCCCACGGCCAGCAGACCCAGGAAATCAAGCGCCGCGAGGGCGTCGACGCCTGGAAAGCCGGCGCGGACGAACTCGACGTCGTCATCAACGTCGGGCGGCTGAAAGCCGGCGAGGACGACGTGGTCCGGGCCGAATTGGCCGAACTCGTCGCCGCGGTTCCGATTCCGGTCAAGGTCATCATCGAAACCGCACTCCTCACCGAGGAGGAGAAACACCGAGCCTGCGAGACTGCCGTGGCCGCAGACGCGGCGATGGTGAAGACTTCGACTGGATTCGCGAGCGTTGATCCGGGGGATCAACGAGCGAACGGTGAAACCGTGAGCAGTGGGGCGACGATCGAGGACGTCGAACTGATGAGCGAGTACCTGCCAGTCAAGGCAAGCGGCGGCGTCGGCAGCTACGACGAGGCGATGGCCATGATCGAGGCCGGGGCCGAGCGAATCGGGGCCTCGAGTGGGATCGAGATTCTGTCGGGTGCGCCGACGGCGGAGACGGAGTGA
- a CDS encoding NAD-binding protein: protein MVGDWVTERLPENWRWIVTTRAAVALVLVVALLSVATGILRIDQAAADFGPLAPHVPVAVQDAVGFTGALTGFLMLGSVLALRRGLRAGWWATLLLLPLTAVQGLLQASPYSLPLVVLSLVSMPTLLLTRRRFDRSLSLTTTQLAAGGALVGVQAYGTFGAYALREDFDGVEHLLDAFYFTLITSSTVGYGDIGPTTEIAQLFTMSVVVLGVASFGIAIGALVGPAIQARISKTLGIMTDSELELLENHVLVLGYGDLTEPIVNELADTDEQFLVVTRDETAASELSERDIRVLSGDPSDEGPLRRAKIESARTVVVTTNNDAEDAMAILTARELRPDVRIVTAATDRENTAKLERAGADDVISLAELGGHLLVRSALGSDESSVVSRLLESE, encoded by the coding sequence ATGGTCGGCGACTGGGTGACCGAACGACTGCCGGAGAACTGGCGCTGGATCGTGACGACACGTGCAGCCGTCGCCCTCGTGCTGGTCGTCGCACTGCTGTCGGTTGCGACCGGTATCCTCAGGATCGACCAGGCGGCTGCCGACTTCGGCCCGCTCGCGCCCCACGTGCCCGTCGCTGTGCAGGATGCGGTCGGCTTCACCGGTGCACTCACCGGGTTTCTCATGCTTGGGAGTGTACTTGCACTCAGACGCGGGTTGCGAGCTGGCTGGTGGGCAACACTGCTGCTCTTGCCGCTAACTGCTGTGCAGGGACTTCTCCAGGCGAGTCCGTACTCGCTCCCGCTCGTCGTGCTCTCGCTCGTCTCGATGCCGACGCTATTGTTGACGCGTCGGCGGTTCGACCGCTCGCTCTCGCTGACGACGACGCAACTCGCTGCAGGCGGCGCGCTCGTCGGCGTGCAGGCCTACGGCACCTTTGGCGCGTACGCGCTCCGCGAGGACTTCGACGGCGTCGAGCACCTGCTCGACGCCTTCTACTTCACCCTGATTACGTCGAGCACTGTCGGCTACGGCGACATTGGCCCAACGACCGAAATCGCACAGCTGTTTACCATGTCCGTCGTCGTCCTTGGCGTCGCTAGCTTCGGTATCGCCATCGGTGCGCTCGTTGGTCCCGCGATTCAGGCTCGGATTTCAAAAACACTCGGAATTATGACCGACTCAGAACTCGAACTCCTCGAGAACCACGTGCTCGTCCTCGGCTACGGGGACCTGACTGAACCGATCGTCAACGAACTCGCCGACACGGACGAACAGTTCCTGGTCGTCACCAGAGACGAAACGGCTGCGAGCGAGCTGTCAGAGCGTGATATCCGCGTTCTCTCGGGGGACCCGAGCGACGAAGGACCGCTTCGGCGGGCGAAAATCGAGAGTGCACGCACCGTGGTCGTCACGACGAACAACGACGCCGAAGACGCGATGGCGATTCTCACCGCCCGCGAACTCCGGCCAGACGTTCGCATCGTCACCGCCGCAACCGACCGCGAGAACACGGCGAAACTCGAGCGCGCCGGTGCCGACGACGTCATCAGCCTCGCCGAACTCGGCGGTCACCTGCTTGTCCGGTCGGCACTCGGATCCGACGAGTCGTCCGTGGTCTCGCGGCTACTCGAGTCCGAGTAG
- a CDS encoding MgtC/SapB family protein codes for MNEVALQIGDAPLDETVVRIALAGALGMFLGLEREWSQKSAGIRTFSLISLLAAVFTILVLETDVGEGLLVLGGLLVIVQGVLLAVQGLLGDEDAGLSLTTSVSMLVAYGVGSLVAAGFIIEGVTVAVLSSLLLVLKRELHEFAWGLTREEMRSTTEFAILAFVIYPLLPAEAALDLGAVTIPLEPQVIWLMVVAVAGIGIVNYAIVSTYGGRGIAVTGFFGGLASSTAVVGTMLDHVRQRPEAASYAVAAILLANAAMAARNLAIAVGFTMGTESGILFEAILPLGAVIVIAFAIAGLTADWRESGSMELESPFSMKNALAFGAVFLVVLVFGSLAETWFGTLGFYATAVASGFVSSAGATTSAVVLYRGGQLSAPEATIAILLATVSSIVVKAMLAATSMNKSFRNQIAVYSVLLLLGGAAAVLVIVV; via the coding sequence GTGAACGAGGTCGCGTTGCAAATCGGCGATGCACCACTCGACGAGACGGTCGTCCGGATCGCACTCGCCGGTGCGCTCGGTATGTTTCTCGGACTCGAGCGCGAGTGGTCCCAGAAGTCTGCAGGCATTCGGACGTTCTCGCTGATCAGCCTGCTCGCTGCGGTTTTTACGATTCTCGTCCTCGAAACCGATGTTGGAGAGGGGCTGCTCGTTCTCGGCGGGCTGCTCGTCATCGTCCAGGGCGTCTTACTTGCGGTGCAGGGGCTACTCGGCGACGAGGACGCCGGTCTCTCGCTCACCACGTCGGTGTCGATGCTCGTCGCCTACGGCGTCGGCTCGCTCGTCGCGGCCGGCTTCATTATCGAGGGCGTCACCGTCGCCGTCCTTTCGTCACTCTTGCTCGTCCTCAAACGCGAACTCCACGAGTTCGCGTGGGGACTCACCCGCGAGGAGATGCGCTCGACGACCGAGTTCGCCATCCTCGCGTTCGTCATCTATCCGCTCTTGCCGGCCGAAGCCGCCCTCGACCTCGGTGCGGTGACGATCCCGCTCGAACCGCAGGTGATCTGGCTCATGGTCGTCGCCGTCGCCGGCATCGGCATCGTCAACTACGCCATCGTCTCCACGTATGGCGGGCGTGGCATCGCCGTTACGGGCTTTTTCGGCGGCCTCGCCTCCTCGACGGCCGTCGTCGGCACGATGCTCGACCACGTCCGCCAGCGACCCGAAGCGGCCTCGTATGCCGTCGCCGCCATCTTGCTCGCCAACGCCGCAATGGCTGCCCGCAACCTCGCGATCGCAGTCGGGTTCACGATGGGAACCGAGTCCGGTATTCTCTTCGAAGCGATCCTCCCCCTCGGCGCGGTCATCGTGATTGCGTTCGCAATCGCCGGTCTCACCGCCGACTGGCGAGAGTCCGGTTCGATGGAACTCGAGAGCCCCTTCTCGATGAAGAACGCACTCGCGTTCGGCGCCGTCTTCCTCGTCGTGCTCGTCTTCGGATCGCTCGCCGAAACCTGGTTCGGCACCCTCGGCTTCTACGCGACCGCCGTTGCGAGCGGCTTCGTCTCGAGTGCCGGTGCGACCACGTCCGCCGTGGTGCTCTATCGGGGCGGCCAGCTCAGCGCGCCGGAGGCAACGATCGCGATCTTGCTCGCGACCGTCTCGAGTATCGTCGTGAAGGCGATGCTGGCGGCGACGTCGATGAACAAGAGTTTTCGGAATCAGATTGCCGTGTACAGCGTCCTCCTCTTGCTGGGTGGCGCGGCAGCGGTGCTCGTCATCGTTGTGTAA
- a CDS encoding ArsR/SmtB family transcription factor: MDSAALLDLLGNENRRRILRLLARKPCYVTEISEYIGVSPKAVIEHLRKLEEAGLIESRVDDQRRKYFHIARNIRLEVTVSPYGFASKSAYPTNNSFDITTCRHLTLDIACDELDELDELLGALDELEQLENELSLAQRWVQSQLYDVLDQISESVGAGPESRIYADLLATIRTEPKSVGELGRELDAPREVIAELLESMADEGIVQRTERGWELTTNG, encoded by the coding sequence ATGGACTCTGCCGCTTTGTTGGATCTACTGGGTAACGAGAACCGGAGGCGTATCCTCCGCCTCCTCGCTCGCAAACCCTGTTACGTGACTGAAATCTCTGAATACATCGGCGTCAGTCCCAAGGCAGTTATCGAACACCTCCGCAAACTCGAGGAGGCCGGTCTGATCGAGAGCCGCGTCGACGACCAGCGCCGGAAGTACTTCCATATCGCCCGCAACATCCGCCTCGAGGTCACGGTCTCTCCCTACGGCTTCGCCAGCAAGAGCGCCTATCCGACCAACAACAGCTTCGATATCACTACTTGCCGCCACCTCACTCTCGACATCGCCTGTGACGAACTCGACGAACTCGACGAACTGCTTGGCGCACTCGACGAACTGGAACAACTCGAGAACGAACTGTCGCTGGCACAGCGCTGGGTGCAGAGCCAGCTGTACGACGTGCTCGATCAAATTTCAGAAAGCGTCGGTGCTGGCCCGGAGAGTCGAATCTACGCCGACTTGCTGGCGACGATTCGGACGGAACCGAAGTCGGTGGGTGAGCTGGGTCGGGAACTCGACGCGCCGCGAGAGGTTATCGCGGAGCTGTTAGAGTCGATGGCCGACGAAGGAATCGTTCAGCGGACCGAGCGCGGCTGGGAGTTGACGACGAACGGGTAG
- a CDS encoding ABC transporter ATP-binding protein: MVPIEVSGLRKAYPGGVLAVDDLSFSVDEGEIFGFLGPNGAGKSTTINILLGYVSPTAGSATVLGQDVSGEFAPTRKRIGILPDGYSLYDRLTAREHLEWVIRTKDAVDDPDTILERVGIADAADRRAGGFSKGMCQRLAFGMALVGDPDLLVLDEPSSGLDPTGVQELRATIQDLAAGGTTVFFSSHVLSEVEAVCDRVAIMSGGRLVALDDIETLRDDLEHSSRIRLALESVPESITARLSQLPVVEAVALEGAELRVDCHDAAAKVDVVRHVDERASVVDIVSEPASMEELFNQYTGDVPDGGGSGDVGSGGDGGGGGSGSGGGSGGSGSGGGSGGSGSGGGSGESSGSSDATDDDGTGDGRQSSTEVSV; encoded by the coding sequence ATGGTCCCCATCGAAGTCTCCGGGTTGCGAAAGGCGTATCCAGGCGGCGTCCTCGCCGTCGACGACCTCTCCTTCAGCGTCGACGAGGGCGAGATATTCGGCTTTCTCGGCCCCAACGGAGCCGGAAAGTCGACGACGATCAACATCCTCCTCGGCTACGTTTCGCCGACCGCCGGCAGCGCAACGGTGCTCGGCCAGGACGTCAGCGGCGAGTTCGCGCCGACTCGCAAACGAATCGGTATCCTCCCCGACGGCTACAGCCTCTACGACAGACTGACCGCTCGCGAGCATCTCGAGTGGGTCATCCGAACGAAAGACGCAGTCGACGATCCCGACACTATCCTCGAACGGGTCGGCATTGCCGACGCAGCGGATCGCCGTGCCGGCGGCTTCTCGAAGGGCATGTGCCAGCGACTCGCCTTCGGGATGGCGCTCGTCGGCGACCCGGATCTCCTCGTACTCGACGAGCCGTCGTCCGGTCTCGATCCGACCGGCGTTCAAGAACTGCGGGCGACGATTCAGGACCTCGCCGCCGGCGGGACGACCGTCTTCTTCTCGAGTCACGTCCTCTCCGAGGTCGAAGCCGTCTGCGACCGCGTCGCCATCATGTCCGGGGGACGGCTGGTCGCGCTCGACGACATCGAGACCCTCCGCGACGACCTTGAGCACTCGTCTCGAATTCGCCTGGCACTCGAGTCGGTGCCGGAGTCGATCACCGCCCGACTCTCCCAACTGCCCGTCGTCGAGGCGGTTGCACTCGAGGGAGCGGAACTTCGCGTCGACTGCCACGACGCGGCTGCGAAGGTGGACGTGGTGAGGCACGTCGACGAGCGAGCGTCGGTTGTGGACATTGTCTCTGAACCGGCTTCGATGGAGGAGTTATTCAATCAGTATACGGGAGATGTGCCTGACGGGGGTGGTAGTGGTGATGTCGGTAGTGGTGGCGACGGTGGCGGTGGTGGTAGTGGCAGCGGTGGCGGTAGTGGTGGTAGTGGTAGCGGTGGCGGTAGTGGTGGTAGTGGCAGCGGTGGCGGTAGTGGCGAAAGTAGTGGGAGTAGTGACGCTACTGACGACGACGGAACTGGCGATGGTCGTCAGTCGTCCACGGAGGTGTCCGTATGA
- a CDS encoding ABC transporter permease subunit, with amino-acid sequence MSALDVAWKDFLDARRSKIVWLAVAIYVGFVGFFMFIQRSQVRFHDTAREGVVSVLAGVATIGSLLIPVVALVVAYLAIAGERETGSIAFLLGLPNTRRDVVVGKFVSRSAVIVLGVACASLVVAVSLLALYPVFPVGTYLVAMGVMALYAVIYVAIAIGISASVASKARAAAVGFGVYVTLNVFTLFVSAGYLVRRLHVDVLGFAEAPMLYRFVSQLLPSEALFQITRTIDVDIAAGSLPPADAPFYVQPEFAPVVLCAWIVAPLAIGYVRFKSADLS; translated from the coding sequence ATGAGTGCGCTCGACGTTGCTTGGAAGGACTTTCTGGACGCCCGTCGCTCGAAAATCGTCTGGCTTGCCGTTGCCATCTACGTCGGGTTTGTCGGATTCTTCATGTTCATACAGAGAAGCCAGGTACGGTTTCACGACACTGCCCGCGAGGGTGTCGTTTCGGTTCTGGCCGGCGTCGCTACGATTGGCTCGCTCCTGATTCCCGTCGTCGCGCTGGTCGTCGCCTACCTTGCCATCGCCGGCGAGCGAGAGACCGGCAGTATCGCGTTCCTGCTCGGGTTGCCGAACACGCGCCGGGATGTCGTCGTGGGTAAGTTCGTGAGCCGAAGTGCGGTGATCGTACTCGGCGTCGCCTGTGCCTCGCTCGTCGTCGCTGTCTCGCTGCTTGCGCTGTATCCGGTTTTCCCGGTTGGAACGTATCTCGTCGCAATGGGTGTGATGGCACTCTACGCTGTCATCTACGTCGCCATCGCGATCGGTATCTCTGCGTCGGTCGCCAGTAAGGCCCGTGCAGCGGCCGTCGGCTTCGGCGTGTACGTCACGCTCAACGTGTTCACACTGTTCGTCTCGGCTGGGTATCTGGTACGGCGGCTCCACGTAGACGTACTCGGCTTCGCCGAAGCGCCCATGCTGTACCGTTTTGTTTCGCAACTCCTCCCCAGCGAAGCGCTCTTTCAGATCACACGGACGATTGACGTTGACATCGCGGCGGGTAGTCTCCCGCCAGCCGACGCGCCGTTCTACGTCCAACCGGAGTTTGCACCCGTCGTCCTCTGTGCGTGGATCGTCGCACCGCTCGCCATTGGATACGTGCGATTCAAATCCGCAGATCTGAGCTAA
- the purD gene encoding phosphoribosylamine--glycine ligase yields MSETVLLIGGGGREHAIARALENSEADLYACAGNRNPGIARIADGFETLETTNPKAVLEFAEEVNATIAVVGPEAPLQAGVADELESAGIYAFGPKEAEARIETDKAFQRRFMAEHDIPGCPDFETFDDMDAACEFVDEYDGDLAIKPAGLTGGKGVKVIGDQVTAEEGKAYIRDSDYDRIVLEERLIGEEFTVQAFVANGDVRTAPAVQDHKRAYEGDEGPNTGGMGSYSDATTALPFMTDADYDDAVSIIEATVDALEDYRGILYGQFMLTSEGPKVIEFNARFGDPEAMNTLPVLETDFLEVLTAARDGDSLPALEFAPQATVCKYAVPEGYPTEPEAGAKVQVDEESAGDALLYYASVDERDDGIYTTTSRSFAVVGRADSITDAEEIAEDALEVAGEEGLHMRHDIGKPELVQQRIDHVEALRSE; encoded by the coding sequence ATGTCAGAGACCGTGCTCCTGATCGGCGGCGGCGGTCGCGAACACGCCATCGCCCGCGCGCTGGAGAACAGTGAAGCAGACCTCTACGCCTGCGCCGGCAACCGAAACCCCGGCATCGCCCGCATCGCAGACGGCTTCGAAACACTCGAGACGACCAACCCGAAGGCCGTCCTCGAGTTCGCCGAGGAAGTCAACGCGACGATCGCCGTCGTCGGCCCCGAAGCGCCCCTGCAGGCCGGCGTCGCAGACGAACTCGAGTCCGCCGGCATCTACGCCTTCGGCCCGAAGGAGGCTGAAGCCCGCATCGAGACGGACAAAGCCTTCCAGCGCCGGTTCATGGCCGAACACGACATTCCGGGCTGCCCGGACTTCGAGACGTTCGACGACATGGACGCCGCCTGCGAGTTCGTCGACGAGTACGACGGCGACCTGGCGATCAAGCCCGCGGGACTCACCGGCGGCAAGGGCGTCAAAGTCATCGGCGACCAGGTCACCGCTGAGGAGGGCAAAGCGTACATTCGTGACTCCGACTACGATCGGATCGTCCTCGAGGAGCGCCTCATCGGCGAGGAGTTCACGGTCCAGGCGTTCGTCGCCAACGGCGACGTCCGAACGGCACCCGCCGTGCAGGACCACAAACGCGCCTACGAGGGCGACGAGGGGCCAAACACGGGCGGCATGGGCAGCTACTCCGATGCGACCACCGCGCTCCCGTTCATGACTGACGCAGACTACGACGACGCCGTCTCGATCATCGAGGCGACCGTCGACGCACTCGAGGACTACCGTGGAATTCTGTACGGCCAGTTCATGCTCACCAGCGAGGGCCCGAAGGTCATCGAGTTCAACGCCCGCTTTGGCGACCCCGAGGCGATGAACACGCTTCCGGTCCTCGAGACGGACTTCCTCGAAGTTCTGACAGCTGCACGGGACGGCGACTCGCTCCCGGCACTCGAGTTCGCGCCGCAGGCGACGGTCTGTAAGTACGCGGTTCCGGAGGGGTACCCAACGGAGCCGGAAGCGGGCGCGAAAGTGCAGGTGGACGAGGAGAGTGCCGGCGATGCGCTCCTGTACTACGCCAGTGTCGACGAACGCGACGACGGAATCTACACGACGACCTCGCGCTCGTTCGCCGTCGTCGGACGTGCGGACTCGATTACCGACGCAGAGGAGATTGCCGAAGACGCGCTCGAAGTCGCCGGCGAAGAGGGGCTACACATGCGCCACGATATCGGGAAACCGGAACTGGTGCAGCAGCGAATCGATCACGTCGAAGCGTTGCGCAGCGAGTAG
- the gatD gene encoding Glu-tRNA(Gln) amidotransferase subunit GatD, with the protein MNPGDRVRVDRADRTYEGVLLPSSTDEQFVVKLEGGYNVGVSRDGADVSVLEEAVYEIDSNGDGDGDSDDETTTDDTDVDSAVEFDDDLPTISLISTGGTIASTVDYRTGAVTAQFDAEDVLRAVPDLAGRANYRGRVVANILSENMEPPIWQDLAQAVHEEIENGADGVVVMHGTDTMQYSASALSFMLETPVPIVFTGSQRSADRPSSDNVMNAVSAVEAAKSDCAEVLVCMHASESDDVCALHRGTRVRKNHTSRRDAFETVGAQPLGTVDYHNETVSFRRDYQQRGEVDLERSDALESDVELLKFTPGMDPAFLDVVEGADGLVIEGTGLGHVHTDLIPRIEELVADGTTVVMTSQCLEGRVCDRVYDTGRDLLDAGVIEAGDTLPGTAKVKLMWALANEESVAETMQTSIAGELQERSVPWE; encoded by the coding sequence ATGAATCCAGGCGATCGCGTTCGCGTCGACCGCGCGGATCGCACGTACGAAGGCGTGTTGCTCCCCTCCAGCACGGACGAGCAGTTTGTGGTGAAACTCGAAGGCGGCTACAACGTCGGTGTTTCCCGGGACGGCGCTGACGTTTCCGTTCTCGAAGAAGCTGTTTACGAGATCGATAGTAACGGCGACGGCGACGGTGACAGTGACGACGAGACCACGACTGACGACACTGACGTAGACTCTGCAGTCGAGTTCGACGACGACCTCCCGACCATTTCGCTCATCTCGACCGGCGGTACCATCGCCTCGACGGTCGACTACCGGACTGGCGCGGTGACCGCCCAGTTCGACGCTGAGGACGTGCTTCGCGCCGTTCCCGACCTGGCTGGCCGCGCAAACTATCGCGGGCGCGTCGTCGCCAATATCCTCTCTGAGAACATGGAACCGCCGATCTGGCAGGACCTCGCTCAGGCGGTTCACGAGGAAATCGAGAACGGCGCGGATGGCGTCGTCGTCATGCACGGCACCGACACGATGCAGTACTCCGCGTCGGCGCTCTCCTTCATGCTCGAGACACCGGTTCCGATCGTCTTCACTGGCAGCCAGCGCTCGGCCGACCGTCCCTCCTCGGACAACGTGATGAATGCCGTCTCGGCCGTCGAAGCCGCAAAGAGTGACTGCGCGGAGGTCCTCGTCTGTATGCACGCCTCCGAGTCGGACGACGTCTGTGCACTCCACCGCGGCACTCGCGTCCGAAAGAACCACACCTCCCGCCGCGACGCCTTCGAAACCGTCGGTGCGCAACCGCTCGGCACCGTCGACTACCACAATGAAACCGTCAGCTTCCGCCGGGACTACCAGCAACGCGGCGAGGTCGACCTCGAGCGTTCGGACGCACTCGAGTCCGACGTGGAACTGCTGAAGTTCACACCGGGAATGGACCCGGCTTTCCTCGACGTAGTCGAGGGTGCCGACGGGCTGGTCATCGAAGGAACTGGACTCGGACACGTCCATACGGACCTGATCCCGCGAATCGAGGAACTGGTCGCAGACGGCACGACTGTCGTGATGACCAGCCAGTGTCTCGAGGGACGAGTCTGTGACAGAGTCTACGATACGGGTCGTGACCTCCTCGACGCCGGTGTCATCGAGGCTGGCGACACCCTCCCAGGGACGGCCAAAGTCAAGCTGATGTGGGCCCTCGCAAACGAGGAGTCGGTCGCAGAGACGATGCAGACCTCGATTGCCGGCGAACTGCAGGAACGGTCGGTTCCCTGGGAGTGA
- a CDS encoding nucleoside triphosphate pyrophosphohydrolase, protein MSQEYDKLVRDDIPEIIADSGATPVTRTASDAEYEAYLCKKLREEVEEYVTDRDVDELADVLEVLHEIRAFEGVSEQELRDRREQKADERGRFDKRLILERVTD, encoded by the coding sequence ATGTCACAGGAGTACGACAAACTCGTTCGAGACGACATTCCGGAGATAATCGCGGATAGTGGAGCGACGCCAGTCACACGAACCGCCAGTGACGCAGAGTACGAAGCCTACCTCTGCAAGAAACTGCGCGAAGAGGTCGAGGAGTACGTCACTGACCGGGATGTAGACGAGTTGGCCGACGTACTCGAGGTGCTCCACGAAATACGGGCGTTCGAGGGAGTCTCCGAGCAGGAACTTCGTGATCGGAGAGAACAGAAGGCCGACGAACGAGGCCGGTTCGACAAACGACTTATTCTCGAGCGCGTGACGGACTGA
- a CDS encoding GNAT family N-acetyltransferase: MSVGIHIRRATHDDYEGVKAFTDKIWTDRGGDYIPKVYHDWLEDDGDDHKKTFLADAGDDVAGIVQAVMVSPDEAWFQGMRVNPDYQRQGLSGRLNDACFKWAREQGASVGRVMIFSWNAASLGAARKSGLEPATEFRFAHPKPDSGASGPDTVTNDPAAAWRYWTHSDAREHLNGLGYAPEETWSMRELTRQDFLDFASDSGGGNGGNGAIDADDETEVFAVERDGRYVGASYRLRTYERENDDGESETWAEYGVGAWEDVDATRSLFAAISRDAAALGADRTRVLIPETAAVVSDASYAGATISEEPDFVLSGAL; this comes from the coding sequence ATGTCGGTAGGAATTCACATCCGGCGAGCGACGCACGACGATTACGAGGGCGTCAAGGCCTTCACCGACAAGATCTGGACGGACCGCGGCGGCGACTACATCCCGAAGGTCTACCACGACTGGCTCGAGGACGATGGCGACGATCACAAGAAGACGTTCCTTGCCGACGCCGGCGACGACGTCGCGGGGATCGTTCAGGCCGTGATGGTTTCGCCCGACGAGGCCTGGTTTCAAGGAATGCGGGTCAATCCCGACTACCAGCGCCAGGGCCTGAGCGGCCGGCTCAACGACGCCTGTTTCAAGTGGGCGCGCGAGCAGGGCGCGAGCGTCGGTCGCGTGATGATCTTCTCGTGGAACGCTGCGTCGCTCGGTGCGGCACGAAAGAGCGGCCTCGAACCAGCGACCGAGTTCCGGTTTGCGCATCCGAAACCGGATTCTGGCGCCTCCGGCCCGGACACCGTCACGAACGACCCCGCTGCCGCGTGGCGCTACTGGACCCACAGCGACGCCCGCGAGCACCTGAACGGACTCGGCTACGCGCCGGAGGAGACGTGGTCCATGCGCGAACTCACACGACAGGACTTTCTGGACTTCGCGTCCGATTCAGGCGGTGGGAACGGGGGGAACGGCGCAATCGACGCAGACGACGAGACCGAGGTCTTCGCCGTCGAACGCGACGGTCGATATGTCGGTGCCTCCTATCGCCTCCGAACCTACGAGCGCGAGAACGACGACGGCGAGTCCGAAACCTGGGCCGAGTACGGCGTCGGTGCCTGGGAGGACGTTGACGCAACTCGATCGCTGTTCGCGGCCATCAGCCGCGACGCCGCCGCTCTCGGCGCTGATCGGACGCGAGTACTGATCCCGGAGACGGCCGCTGTCGTCAGCGACGCCTCCTACGCGGGTGCGACGATTTCCGAGGAGCCGGACTTCGTTCTCAGCGGCGCGCTCTAA